The following coding sequences lie in one Dermacentor andersoni unplaced genomic scaffold, qqDerAnde1_hic_scaffold ctg00000102.1, whole genome shotgun sequence genomic window:
- the LOC129382294 gene encoding uncharacterized protein → MEEMQAYMEKRPRKVLVDLPKGRKRSKEKVEQSQKKLRTQVRERSELQLADEVLQDDESDFVPRSAYAALQLQLQAVQNELDSLRAQFTENAQVVSSAQQVPEDQGSALPRGTCICAEEHYKELNEEVRQLRARNMELQKTLCYKLFQSESRVVYATSFDVSVRAQPDPVTPSNIGGFVLKQLD, encoded by the exons ATGGAGGAGATGCAGGCCTACATGGAGAAGCGCCCCAGGAAGGTGTTGGTGGACTTGCCAAAAGGGCGAAAAAGGAGCAAAGAAAAG GTGGAGCAGTCCCAAAAGAAGTTAAGGACTCAAGTACGCGAGAGGTCGGAGCTGCAGCTGGCGGACGAAGTCCTGCAGGACGATGAGTCTGACTTTGTCCCGAGGAGTGCATATGCAGCTTTACAGCTGCAGCTGCAAGCTGTGCAAAATGAGCTGGACAGCTTGCGCGCCCAGTTCACTGAAAATGCTCAAGTAGTCTCCTCGGCACAGCAGGTTCCTGAGGATCAAGGCAGTGCCTTGCCAAGAGGCACTTGCATATGTGCCGAGGAGCACTACAAGGAGCTGAATGAAGAAGTGCGGCAGCTTCGTGCCAGGAACATGGAGCTGCAAAAGACACTCTGTTACAAGCTTTTTCAAAGTG AAAGCAGAGTTGTCTATGCCACATCGTTCGATGTGTCAGTACGGGCGCAGCCGGACCCTGTCACCCCTTCGAACATTGGAG GCTTTGTCCTGAAACAGCTTGACTGA